Proteins from a genomic interval of Quercus robur chromosome 9, dhQueRobu3.1, whole genome shotgun sequence:
- the LOC126700805 gene encoding uncharacterized protein LOC126700805 codes for MTAALRMLAYGVAANFMDEYVRIAETTAITSLKKFVAAVVAIFSEEYLRSPNNEDIARLLAHGQNCGFPVASYDLWIWHSFFGLPGSNNDINVLERSRVFSELAQGRAPAVNYSINGDDYTMGYYLADGIYPQWSTFVKTIPRPLGAKRKLFAKAQEAYRKDVKRAFGVLQARFAIVRGPARFFYHETLHDIMKACIILHNMIIEDERDEAEAVDLDYEQIDEISCTPMSREPTNEFTEFIQVHQCIRD; via the exons ATGACGGCTGCACTTAGGATGCTTGCTTATGGAGTAGCGGCTAATTTTATGGATGAATATGTGAGAATAGCAGAAACCACTGCAATAActagtttgaaaaaatttgttgcagCAGTGGTTGCTATTTTTTCAGAGGAATACTTGAGGTCACCAAACAATGAAGACATCGCTAGATTGTTAGCCCATGGCCAAAACTGTGGATTTCCAG TGGCTTCATATGATCTTTGGATATGGCactcattttttgggttacctGGATCAAACAATGATATTAACGTGTTGGAGCGGTCTCGTGTCTTTTCTGAACTTGCACAAGGACGTGCTCCTGCAGTTAATTACTCAATTAATGGTGATGATTACACAATGGGATATTATCTTGCCGATGGCATATATCCACAATGGTCAACATTTGTGAAGACAATCCCAAGGCCACTAGgagcaaaaagaaaattatttgcaaaagcTCAGGAGGCATATAGGAAGGATGTAAAGCGTGCATTTGGAGTGCTTCAAGCACGATTTGCTATTGTACGTGGACCTGCACGGTTTTTCTATCATGAAACACTACATGACATTATGAAAGCGTGCATAATTCTTCATAACATGATTATTGAAGATGAGCGAGATGAAGCTGAAGCAGTGGACTTAGATTATGAACaaattgatgagatttcatGTACACCAATGTCACGTGAGCCAACAAATGAATTTACGGAATTCATTCAAGTTCATCAATGCATTAGGGATTGA